One window of the Campylobacter corcagiensis genome contains the following:
- a CDS encoding type IV secretory system conjugative DNA transfer family protein produces the protein MAEKVEYLEERFFKPDRETIKSVFMKDEFFRILIYLITLIGVVSCVLIIFNKGNYTLDFLARTSFCILCVLSLAIYLSRNKTHKDNENITENSPNSKPYMINIGYEAKKLKGSAVKTGKDKSNLIRPLLLNAEQFKRHVLIMATIGAGKSVFMKGMIEQHALLGGGGLCVDGKGTAEFAKEIYGLFVSLGREDDFIHINFLDMDNTHTINPLLSGGAEALYEILIALLAGEENEWKAKQKEYIKNILKLLVWRRDNEGLPLDFSVLAEYMTLGRLVKDALKYRSKAYESTSIEDYIQFVSSSIAIDYNEFLRKKGEDFEKQCLDASQNTDLQGVYDASMSAQAWRGIITNLKSDYGRVFNTQTPTISMWEAVQRNKFIFVTLPTMASDTTPKDLGRLILGLIKGVAAEKAEKAVEPKIPFVCWFDEIGSYIIDGFGRLMSKSRALGISIIPIFQSPAQINVVGKLVGNESTELSEIKDTTGTHILMKNINPEATEFYAKMVKEKKYIDMEFADRRAGFKGSLGVEDRYKVEKEQAVKHEEVIAMNNGEMIVFNDGKAYRAISTTESSLSIGKKITYKEKETTPIPLTDYIPKKLFLKEVYKMYKKIEKEVV, from the coding sequence ATGGCTGAAAAAGTAGAATATTTAGAAGAACGATTTTTTAAACCTGATAGAGAAACCATAAAATCAGTTTTTATGAAAGATGAATTTTTTAGAATTTTAATTTATCTAATTACCCTAATTGGAGTAGTAAGTTGTGTTTTAATAATTTTTAATAAAGGCAATTATACTTTAGATTTTTTAGCTAGAACTTCATTTTGTATATTATGTGTTTTATCACTTGCAATTTATCTAAGTAGAAATAAGACGCATAAAGATAATGAAAACATTACAGAAAATAGCCCTAATAGTAAGCCTTATATGATAAATATCGGATATGAAGCAAAAAAACTAAAAGGTAGTGCTGTAAAGACAGGCAAAGACAAAAGTAATCTAATAAGACCGCTTTTACTTAATGCAGAGCAATTTAAAAGACATGTGCTAATAATGGCAACTATTGGAGCAGGAAAATCAGTTTTTATGAAAGGAATGATAGAACAACACGCACTTTTGGGCGGTGGTGGGCTTTGTGTGGATGGCAAAGGAACGGCTGAATTTGCTAAGGAAATTTACGGACTTTTCGTATCTTTAGGAAGAGAAGACGACTTTATACACATAAATTTTTTAGATATGGATAATACACACACAATTAATCCTTTATTAAGTGGTGGAGCAGAAGCACTATATGAAATACTTATAGCTTTACTTGCAGGAGAAGAAAACGAGTGGAAAGCAAAACAAAAAGAATATATCAAAAATATTTTAAAACTTTTGGTATGGCGTAGAGATAACGAGGGTTTGCCACTTGATTTTAGTGTTTTGGCTGAATATATGACTTTAGGAAGACTTGTTAAAGACGCTTTGAAATACAGAAGTAAGGCTTATGAAAGCACTTCAATAGAAGACTATATACAATTTGTAAGTTCATCTATTGCTATCGACTACAACGAATTTTTAAGAAAAAAAGGCGAAGATTTTGAAAAACAATGCTTAGACGCTAGTCAGAATACAGATTTGCAGGGTGTTTATGACGCTAGTATGTCAGCTCAAGCTTGGCGAGGTATTATCACAAATTTAAAGAGTGATTATGGAAGAGTTTTTAATACTCAAACGCCTACAATTAGTATGTGGGAGGCGGTGCAAAGAAATAAATTTATATTTGTAACTTTACCAACTATGGCAAGTGATACAACTCCAAAAGACTTAGGAAGACTTATTTTAGGGCTTATTAAAGGTGTAGCTGCTGAAAAAGCGGAAAAAGCGGTAGAACCGAAAATTCCTTTTGTTTGTTGGTTTGATGAAATAGGGAGCTACATAATAGACGGCTTTGGAAGATTAATGTCTAAATCAAGAGCTTTAGGAATTTCTATTATTCCGATTTTTCAAAGTCCAGCTCAAATAAATGTAGTTGGTAAATTAGTAGGAAATGAAAGCACGGAATTAAGCGAAATAAAAGACACTACGGGAACTCATATTTTGATGAAAAATATTAACCCTGAAGCAACTGAATTTTATGCAAAAATGGTAAAAGAAAAAAAATATATAGATATGGAGTTTGCTGATAGAAGAGCAGGTTTTAAAGGAAGTTTAGGCGTAGAAGATAGATATAAAGTTGAAAAAGAACAGGCAGTAAAACACGAAGAGGTAATCGCTATGAATAACGGCGAAATGATAGTTTTTAATGACGGAAAGGCTTACAGGGCTATTAGCACAACTGAAAGCTCATTAAGTATCGGTAAGAAAATAACTTATAAAGAAAAAGAAACAACACCTATTCCATTAACCGATTATATACCTAAGAAGTTATTTTTAAAAGAAGTTTATAAAATGTATAAAAAAATAGAAAAAGAGGTGGTTTAA
- a CDS encoding RepB family plasmid replication initiator protein: protein MKEEKLEYLLKEIVSILEDHIKQNNELLDYGKKLKFERKYAYKFYEIFCDMLLNFRYVNFFNNEELYRKLEIPKSMQYTSKLLKSVIKPSLAEINAKTLFLARYKIDKNKKRILFIVDTKKTILTDREILRKIINAIKNSKDKQ from the coding sequence GTGAAAGAAGAAAAATTAGAATACTTACTAAAAGAAATAGTCAGTATTTTAGAAGACCATATTAAACAAAATAATGAATTGTTGGATTATGGAAAAAAGCTTAAATTTGAAAGGAAATACGCATATAAATTTTATGAAATATTTTGTGATATGTTACTAAATTTTAGATATGTGAATTTTTTTAATAATGAAGAGCTTTATAGAAAATTAGAAATTCCTAAATCTATGCAATATACATCTAAATTATTAAAAAGTGTTATAAAACCTAGTTTAGCTGAAATCAATGCGAAAACTTTATTTTTGGCAAGATATAAAATTGATAAAAATAAAAAAAGAATTTTATTTATAGTAGATACTAAAAAAACAATTTTAACCGATAGAGAAATACTTAGAAAAATTATAAACGCTATTAAAAATAGTAAGGATAAGCAATGA
- a CDS encoding transglycosylase SLT domain-containing protein: MKVILVLFLPFLLFSSDIKQEIANSLKIVSYQSELNIGILYTIASIESNFNPYIISFVTSDIDLLKKLENGFKDTKYNFKYSKYGKKQYLANISSVSEKAMIKIADFFWDMDFNIDFGIMQISKQNLTKSETKYIFNPLYNISKSSSILTSCNEKYKDLKNVIECYNKGFVKKNKYNYYAKFQHNYNKFFGVKK; the protein is encoded by the coding sequence ATGAAAGTTATATTAGTTTTGTTTTTACCATTTTTATTGTTTTCTAGTGATATTAAACAAGAAATAGCAAATTCATTAAAAATAGTATCATATCAAAGCGAACTTAATATAGGAATTCTTTACACTATAGCAAGTATAGAAAGCAATTTTAATCCATATATCATTAGTTTTGTAACAAGTGATATAGATCTATTAAAAAAGTTAGAAAATGGCTTTAAGGATACAAAATATAATTTTAAATATAGCAAATATGGGAAAAAACAATACCTAGCAAACATCTCATCAGTAAGTGAAAAAGCAATGATAAAGATAGCGGACTTCTTTTGGGATATGGACTTTAATATAGATTTTGGAATTATGCAAATTTCAAAGCAAAATTTAACTAAGAGTGAAACAAAATACATTTTTAACCCTTTATACAACATAAGCAAATCTAGTAGCATCTTAACAAGTTGTAATGAAAAATATAAAGACTTAAAAAATGTAATAGAGTGTTATAACAAGGGCTTTGTTAAAAAAAATAAATACAACTATTATGCAAAATTTCAACATAATTACAATAAATTTTTCGGAGTGAAAAAATGA
- a CDS encoding antA/AntB antirepressor family protein gives MQDLIKIFTHSIGGHKVNAVNARDVWEILGSKQHFSDWIKNRIEIYDEGFDYIRILSISESNLNLTKNMEVVSLDVSDTENLNCVVLDKDKKFPGKKSDYIITLQTAKEFALMERNEKGKEMRRYLIEFEEKGKIELKKLRAEIKKLRLEIETFKEEIIRLTAKIKVLNESVNLLKQFEASSKNTIKIYESMLRAKTIDDEIKELENIKQKLKDEGYYHK, from the coding sequence ATGCAAGATTTAATCAAAATTTTCACACATAGTATAGGCGGACACAAAGTAAATGCAGTAAATGCAAGAGATGTTTGGGAGATATTAGGAAGCAAACAACATTTTTCAGACTGGATAAAAAATAGGATTGAAATTTATGATGAGGGATTTGATTATATAAGAATTTTATCTATTTCTGAAAGTAATCTTAACCTTACTAAAAATATGGAGGTTGTAAGTTTAGATGTTTCTGACACCGAAAATCTAAATTGTGTTGTTTTAGATAAAGATAAAAAATTTCCTGGGAAAAAATCAGATTATATCATAACTTTACAAACAGCAAAAGAATTTGCCTTAATGGAAAGAAATGAAAAAGGTAAAGAGATGAGAAGATATTTGATTGAGTTTGAAGAAAAGGGAAAAATAGAATTAAAAAAACTTAGAGCTGAAATAAAAAAATTAAGATTGGAAATAGAGACATTCAAAGAAGAAATAATCAGATTAACTGCAAAAATTAAAGTATTAAATGAAAGTGTAAATTTACTAAAACAATTTGAAGCTAGTAGTAAAAATACAATTAAAATTTATGAAAGTATGTTGAGGGCTAAAACTATTGATGATGAAATTAAAGAGCTTGAAAACATAAAGCAAAAACTTAAAGATGAAGGGTATTACCATAAATGA